From Phenylobacterium montanum, the proteins below share one genomic window:
- a CDS encoding ABC transporter ATP-binding protein, with the protein MTGNVSTPNQPRFGLIGRVARDYLAPRWTGFALSIVCAIAVAGLSAELIRLLQPAIDDLIAHPKPGALLRIPVLVATLALGRAAAQVGQAMLVNGIGNRIVGDIQLQLFGRMVRADLARLRTTHSGSHVASVLYDAGLIREAATNGVVNYTQHFLTVIGAGAVMVINDPLLSVGLLAAAPIALLIMRRYARKTKKAATGAMTETSALATVLMESLDGIKIVKIENREAFEENRVSAVIDRRQEHLIKGANARATAAPATEALMTLITAGVLAYAGWRALGGHISVGALVAFLGALSMASQSLRQLANLQTVFSEGLTAAARLFAALDVEPEIRDAPSAAPLQGGEFHLRFETVDFSYGADEQALHGVSLEARRGETVALVGPSGGGKSTILNLIPRFYDVTAGAVTLDGRDVRSLTLASLRHHIALVTQEPFLFDDTIRANIAYPNPEASQAEIESAAQQAAAHDFILSLPKGYDTPVGEAGARLSGGQRQRIAIARAFLKNAPILLLDEATSALDTESEAQVQAALERLMAGRTTLLIAHRLSTVKNADRIYVIDRGRVVETGTHNELVRAGGLYARLAKAQDLESTPEAAE; encoded by the coding sequence ATGACGGGCAATGTTTCCACGCCGAACCAACCTCGTTTCGGCCTCATCGGTCGCGTGGCCCGCGACTATCTCGCACCGCGCTGGACGGGTTTCGCCCTGTCGATCGTCTGCGCGATCGCCGTGGCCGGGCTGAGCGCCGAACTGATCCGCCTGCTTCAGCCCGCGATCGACGACCTGATCGCCCATCCGAAGCCCGGCGCCCTGCTGCGTATCCCGGTGCTGGTCGCGACCTTAGCGCTGGGTCGCGCCGCCGCCCAGGTGGGTCAGGCCATGCTGGTCAACGGCATCGGCAACCGGATCGTGGGGGACATACAGCTGCAACTGTTCGGGCGCATGGTCCGAGCCGACCTCGCCCGCCTGCGGACCACCCATTCCGGATCGCACGTCGCATCCGTGCTCTATGACGCCGGCCTAATCCGTGAGGCGGCCACCAACGGCGTCGTGAACTACACCCAACACTTCCTGACCGTGATCGGCGCGGGCGCAGTCATGGTGATCAACGACCCGCTGCTTTCGGTCGGCCTGCTCGCGGCCGCGCCGATCGCACTGCTGATCATGCGGCGCTATGCGCGAAAAACCAAGAAGGCCGCCACGGGGGCCATGACCGAGACCTCGGCCCTGGCGACCGTGCTGATGGAGAGCCTGGACGGAATCAAGATCGTCAAGATCGAGAACCGCGAGGCCTTTGAGGAAAACCGCGTCTCGGCAGTGATCGACCGCCGTCAGGAACATCTGATCAAGGGCGCCAACGCCCGCGCCACGGCGGCGCCGGCCACCGAAGCGTTGATGACGCTGATTACGGCGGGAGTTTTGGCCTATGCCGGTTGGCGCGCGTTGGGCGGCCATATCAGCGTCGGCGCCCTGGTCGCCTTCCTGGGCGCGCTCAGCATGGCCTCCCAGTCCCTGCGACAGCTAGCGAACCTGCAGACCGTGTTCAGCGAGGGGCTTACGGCGGCGGCCAGGCTGTTCGCCGCGCTCGACGTGGAGCCAGAGATTAGGGATGCGCCGAGCGCTGCGCCGCTGCAGGGGGGCGAATTTCATCTCCGGTTCGAAACCGTCGATTTCAGCTATGGCGCGGATGAGCAGGCTCTTCATGGAGTTTCCCTCGAAGCCCGCCGCGGCGAGACCGTGGCCCTGGTCGGCCCGTCGGGCGGCGGCAAGAGCACCATCCTGAACCTGATCCCGCGCTTCTATGACGTGACCGCCGGCGCGGTCACCCTGGACGGGCGCGACGTGCGCAGCCTGACCCTGGCGAGCCTGCGCCATCACATCGCCCTGGTCACCCAGGAGCCGTTCCTGTTCGACGACACGATCCGCGCCAACATCGCCTATCCCAATCCCGAGGCCAGCCAGGCCGAGATCGAATCCGCCGCCCAGCAGGCCGCGGCGCACGACTTCATCCTGTCCCTGCCCAAGGGCTACGACACCCCGGTGGGCGAGGCCGGGGCGCGCCTCTCCGGCGGCCAGCGCCAGCGTATCGCGATCGCCCGCGCCTTCCTGAAGAACGCCCCGATCCTGCTGCTCGATGAGGCCACCAGCGCCCTCGATACCGAGAGCGAGGCCCAGGTGCAGGCGGCCCTGGAGCGGCTGATGGCCGGCCGCACCACGCTTCTGATCGCCCACCGCCTATCGACGGTGAAGAACGCCGACCGCATCTATGTCATCGACCGCGGCAGGGTGGTGGAGACCGGCACGCACAACGAACTGGTGCGCGCCGGCGGCCTCTATGCGCGCCTGGCCAAGGCCCAGGACCTGGAATCCACGCCGGAGGCGGCCGAGTGA
- a CDS encoding UbiD family decarboxylase produces MAYRSLREFIAKLEAAGELVRVKEPVSTVLEMTEICTRLLATGGPAVLFENPVRADGQPSSIPCLVNLFGTVKRVAMGVTLDDQERTTAGELREVGELLAFLRQPEPPRGLKDAWDMLPLAKTVMGMRPKTVKKAAVQEVVLKGEDIDLAKLPIQTCWPGEPAPLITWPLVVTKGPSESREDDFNLGIYRMQVVGKNRCIMRWLAHRGGAQHHRRWKAAGKPEPLPACAVLGADPGLILAAVTPVPDTLSEYQFAGLLRGAKAELVPAKTQPLMVPAEAEIVLEGHVLLDEYADEGPYGDHTGYYNSVERFPIFEVTAVTMRRDPIYLTTFTGRPPDEPSVLGEALNEVFIPLIQQQFPEIVDFWLPPEGCSYRIAVVSMKKAYPGHAKRVMLGVWSYLRQFMYTKWVIVVDDDIDARDWKDVMWAISTRMDPARDITVIENTPIDYLDFASPESGLGSKIGLDATDKWPPETRREWGQKLSMDPGVVERVSEIWDRLGLPGEGKPIWK; encoded by the coding sequence ATGGCCTATCGGTCCCTGCGGGAATTCATCGCCAAGCTGGAAGCAGCCGGCGAGCTGGTGCGGGTGAAAGAGCCCGTCTCCACCGTGCTGGAGATGACCGAGATCTGCACCCGCCTGCTGGCGACCGGCGGCCCGGCGGTGCTTTTCGAAAACCCTGTCCGCGCCGACGGCCAGCCCTCGTCCATCCCCTGTCTGGTCAACCTCTTCGGCACGGTCAAGCGCGTGGCCATGGGCGTGACCCTGGACGACCAGGAGCGCACCACCGCCGGCGAACTGCGCGAAGTTGGCGAACTGCTGGCCTTCCTGCGTCAGCCCGAGCCGCCGCGGGGCCTGAAGGACGCCTGGGACATGCTGCCCCTGGCCAAGACCGTGATGGGCATGCGGCCCAAGACGGTGAAGAAGGCGGCGGTGCAGGAGGTGGTGCTGAAGGGCGAGGACATCGACCTCGCCAAACTGCCGATCCAGACCTGCTGGCCCGGCGAGCCGGCGCCCCTGATCACCTGGCCCCTGGTGGTGACCAAGGGCCCCTCCGAGAGCCGCGAGGACGACTTCAACCTCGGCATCTACCGCATGCAGGTGGTCGGTAAGAACCGCTGCATCATGCGCTGGCTGGCCCACCGCGGCGGGGCGCAGCACCATCGCCGCTGGAAGGCGGCCGGCAAGCCAGAGCCCCTGCCCGCCTGCGCGGTCCTTGGGGCCGATCCCGGCCTGATTCTGGCCGCGGTGACGCCGGTGCCGGACACCCTGTCGGAATACCAGTTCGCCGGGCTGCTGCGCGGGGCCAAGGCCGAACTGGTCCCGGCCAAAACCCAGCCCCTGATGGTTCCCGCCGAGGCCGAGATCGTGCTGGAGGGCCACGTGCTCCTCGACGAATATGCCGACGAGGGCCCCTACGGAGACCACACCGGCTACTACAACTCGGTCGAGCGCTTCCCGATCTTCGAGGTCACCGCCGTCACCATGCGGCGCGACCCCATCTACCTGACCACCTTCACTGGCCGCCCGCCGGACGAGCCCAGCGTGCTCGGCGAGGCGCTGAACGAGGTGTTCATTCCCCTGATCCAGCAGCAATTCCCCGAGATCGTCGACTTCTGGCTGCCGCCCGAGGGCTGCAGCTACCGCATCGCCGTGGTGTCGATGAAGAAGGCCTATCCCGGCCACGCCAAGCGGGTGATGCTGGGCGTATGGTCGTACCTGCGCCAGTTCATGTACACCAAGTGGGTGATCGTGGTGGACGACGACATCGACGCCCGTGATTGGAAGGACGTGATGTGGGCCATCTCCACCCGAATGGACCCAGCCCGCGACATCACCGTGATCGAGAACACCCCGATCGACTATCTGGACTTCGCCTCGCCCGAGTCCGGCCTGGGCTCGAAGATCGGCCTGGACGCCACCGACAAGTGGCCGCCGGAGACCAGGCGCGAGTGGGGCCAGAAGCTCTCCATGGACCCGGGCGTGGTCGAGCGGGTCAGCGAAATCTGGGACCGCCTCGGCCTGCCGGGCGAGGGCAAGCCGATCTGGAAGTGA
- a CDS encoding fatty acid desaturase family protein, with the protein MPVAARVSPKEFFTQEEWAPLAMRSAWAGPLMIAHCWAVIAGCMIVGVIWPVTIPLAIMLIGARQLGLAILMHDAAHGAIHPDQKTNDFLGEWLCGAPVGARLSSYRDYHLGHHKFAQQAEDPDLGLSAPFPITRSSLWRKVVRDLTGQTFFKQRSAVLRAQLKARPKGAPVLPIFLAEVRRQRRFYGWQLAILAACSLAGAWWAYFVLWLVPMASWYPLITRIRNIAEHALVAKNEPDPLRHARTTHAGLIERALLAPYYVNYHGEHHLFMHVPCYRLPKINRMLRARGVTGRMETAPGYLAVLRRAAPVDMAGA; encoded by the coding sequence ATGCCCGTCGCCGCTCGCGTCAGCCCCAAGGAGTTCTTCACCCAGGAGGAATGGGCGCCCCTGGCGATGCGTTCGGCCTGGGCTGGGCCGCTGATGATCGCGCACTGCTGGGCGGTGATCGCTGGCTGCATGATTGTCGGCGTGATCTGGCCGGTGACCATTCCCCTGGCGATCATGCTGATCGGCGCGCGCCAGCTGGGCCTCGCCATCCTGATGCACGACGCCGCCCATGGGGCGATCCACCCGGACCAGAAGACCAACGACTTCCTGGGCGAGTGGCTGTGCGGCGCGCCGGTGGGGGCGCGGCTTTCCAGCTATCGCGACTATCACCTGGGCCACCACAAGTTCGCCCAGCAGGCCGAAGACCCGGACCTGGGCCTCTCGGCCCCGTTCCCGATCACCCGCTCCTCGCTGTGGCGCAAGGTCGTGCGCGACCTCACGGGGCAGACCTTCTTCAAGCAGCGCAGCGCCGTCCTGCGCGCCCAGCTCAAGGCCCGGCCCAAGGGCGCGCCGGTGCTGCCGATCTTTCTGGCCGAGGTCAGGCGCCAGCGCCGCTTCTATGGCTGGCAGCTGGCCATCCTGGCCGCCTGCAGCCTGGCCGGCGCCTGGTGGGCCTATTTCGTGCTGTGGCTGGTCCCGATGGCCAGTTGGTACCCGCTGATCACCCGCATCCGCAACATCGCCGAGCACGCCCTGGTGGCCAAGAACGAGCCCGACCCGCTGCGCCATGCCCGCACCACCCATGCGGGCCTGATCGAGCGGGCCCTGCTGGCCCCCTACTACGTGAACTATCACGGCGAACATCACCTGTTCATGCACGTCCCCTGCTATCGGCTGCCGAAGATCAACCGCATGCTGAGAGCCAGGGGCGTGACTGGGCGCATGGAGACTGCGCCCGGCTATCTCGCCGTGTTGCGCCGGGCCGCCCCGGTCGATATGGCCGGGGCGTGA
- a CDS encoding fused DSP-PTPase phosphatase/NAD kinase-like protein → MTQFDLTTFFGRLKAYLDYLWTDHAWLRLGFMNDHWVSDELVRANQPWPFQLKLWKKRGIKTVINLRGGFDTSTHALERDACERLGMTMVDFVVTSREVPSRARVLGARQMFDTIEYPALIHCKSGADRAGIMSVLYAHFRLGQPIREAMAQLSPKYLHVKAGLTGVLDYVFERYLAEGEPKGQSFLQWVESDAYDPVAIKKDFRANWWGTLLTEKLARRE, encoded by the coding sequence TTGACCCAATTCGATCTGACGACATTCTTCGGGCGGCTGAAAGCCTATCTCGACTACCTGTGGACCGACCATGCCTGGCTGCGCCTGGGCTTCATGAACGACCACTGGGTCAGCGACGAGCTGGTGCGCGCCAACCAGCCCTGGCCGTTCCAGCTGAAGCTGTGGAAGAAGCGCGGGATCAAGACCGTGATCAACCTGCGCGGCGGGTTCGACACCTCGACCCACGCGCTGGAGCGCGACGCCTGCGAGCGGCTGGGCATGACCATGGTCGACTTCGTGGTCACCTCGCGCGAGGTCCCTTCGCGGGCGCGGGTCCTGGGCGCGCGGCAGATGTTCGACACCATCGAGTACCCGGCCCTGATTCACTGCAAGTCCGGCGCGGACCGGGCCGGGATCATGAGCGTGCTCTACGCCCACTTTCGCCTGGGCCAGCCGATCCGCGAGGCCATGGCCCAGCTCTCGCCCAAGTACCTGCATGTGAAGGCCGGCCTGACCGGGGTGCTGGACTATGTGTTCGAGCGCTACCTGGCCGAGGGCGAACCGAAGGGCCAAAGCTTCCTGCAGTGGGTCGAAAGCGACGCCTACGATCCGGTCGCGATCAAGAAGGACTTCCGCGCCAACTGGTGGGGGACGCTGCTGACGGAGAAGCTGGCGCGGCGGGAGTAG
- a CDS encoding 3'(2'),5'-bisphosphate nucleotidase CysQ has protein sequence MTANAQADLDLITEAARAAGAVALTLRAAGLTTTYKADKTPVSNADLAVDTLLRDTLARARPDYGWLSEETADDPARLERRRVFVVDPIDGTRAFVKHRPWWAVSIAVVEDGRSLAGVVFAPDRDEIYQAIAGEGAAMNGLPLACGDREAIADCAMLADAPMMRHPAWAEPWPQMRIESRNSVAYRICSVASAEFDATLALSSKAEWDLAAAGLIAREAGCAVSDHKGRDFAFNRPSPKVPSLVVAGPSLHELILRRVRHIDLPNSP, from the coding sequence ATGACAGCGAACGCCCAGGCCGACCTCGACCTGATCACCGAAGCCGCGCGCGCCGCCGGCGCCGTGGCCCTGACTCTGCGGGCCGCCGGCCTGACCACCACCTACAAGGCCGACAAGACACCGGTCAGCAACGCCGACCTGGCCGTCGACACCTTGCTGCGCGACACCCTGGCCCGCGCCCGGCCGGACTATGGCTGGCTCTCGGAAGAGACGGCGGACGATCCGGCGCGACTGGAACGCCGTCGGGTGTTTGTGGTCGATCCGATCGACGGCACCCGCGCCTTCGTCAAGCACCGGCCCTGGTGGGCGGTCTCGATCGCCGTGGTCGAGGACGGCCGGTCGCTGGCAGGGGTGGTGTTCGCCCCGGACCGCGATGAGATCTACCAGGCGATAGCCGGCGAGGGTGCGGCGATGAACGGCTTGCCCCTGGCCTGCGGCGACCGCGAGGCGATCGCCGACTGCGCCATGCTGGCCGACGCCCCGATGATGCGCCATCCGGCCTGGGCGGAGCCGTGGCCGCAGATGCGGATCGAGAGCCGCAACTCGGTCGCCTACCGCATCTGCTCGGTGGCCTCGGCCGAGTTCGACGCCACCCTGGCGCTGTCGTCCAAGGCCGAGTGGGATCTGGCCGCGGCCGGCCTGATCGCCCGCGAGGCCGGCTGCGCGGTCAGCGATCACAAGGGCCGCGATTTCGCCTTCAATCGCCCCTCGCCCAAGGTCCCCAGCCTAGTCGTCGCCGGCCCAAGCCTGCACGAGTTGATCTTACGCCGCGTCAGGCATATCGATCTGCCAAATTCACCCTGA
- a CDS encoding DUF4170 domain-containing protein, which yields MPDRQLLHLVIGGELTGVGEYQFRDLKKVDFVGAYPNYAEAFAAWKSKAQATVDNALTRYFIIHAHKLLDPDEHHDESQPH from the coding sequence ATGCCCGATCGCCAGCTGCTTCACCTCGTCATCGGCGGCGAATTGACCGGCGTAGGGGAATATCAGTTCCGCGACCTGAAGAAGGTCGACTTCGTCGGCGCCTATCCCAACTACGCCGAGGCCTTCGCCGCCTGGAAGTCCAAGGCCCAGGCCACCGTCGACAACGCCCTGACCCGCTATTTCATCATCCACGCCCACAAGCTGCTGGACCCCGACGAACACCACGACGAGAGCCAGCCGCACTGA
- a CDS encoding MmcQ/YjbR family DNA-binding protein, which yields MTEDEVKALVLSFPLVEEGTSYGHPSFKANGKFFTRLRAEDASLVLLGVDFDEREMLMEVEPETFHLTDHYKNYPIVLARIASIDPGSLRGFLERRWRAVAPKKLVKQRDAERD from the coding sequence ATGACCGAGGATGAGGTCAAGGCGCTGGTGCTGTCCTTCCCCCTGGTCGAGGAGGGAACCTCCTATGGCCACCCCTCTTTCAAGGCCAATGGCAAGTTCTTCACCCGCCTCAGGGCCGAGGACGCCAGCCTGGTCCTCCTGGGCGTCGATTTCGACGAGCGCGAGATGCTGATGGAAGTCGAGCCCGAGACCTTCCACCTCACCGACCACTACAAGAACTATCCCATCGTCCTGGCCCGCATCGCCTCTATCGACCCAGGCTCATTGCGCGGCTTCCTGGAACGCCGCTGGCGCGCCGTGGCGCCGAAGAAGCTGGTCAAGCAGCGGGATGCGGAGCGTGACTAA
- a CDS encoding VOC family protein produces MREDGKIDYVEMPGGDLPATKSFYQTAFGWRFVDYGPSYAAFEDGGLDGGFDADPATGVKKPLVVLFAHDLEAMEARVKAAGGVISVPIFSFPGGRRFHFRDPAGNELAVFAEA; encoded by the coding sequence ATGCGCGAGGACGGCAAGATCGACTATGTGGAGATGCCCGGCGGCGACCTTCCGGCGACCAAGAGCTTCTACCAGACCGCCTTCGGCTGGCGCTTCGTCGACTATGGCCCGAGCTACGCCGCCTTCGAGGATGGCGGCCTGGACGGCGGCTTCGACGCCGATCCCGCGACCGGAGTGAAAAAGCCGCTGGTGGTGCTGTTCGCCCACGACCTGGAGGCCATGGAGGCCAGGGTCAAGGCCGCCGGCGGGGTGATCAGCGTGCCGATCTTCTCGTTCCCCGGCGGACGCCGCTTCCATTTCCGCGACCCGGCCGGCAACGAGCTTGCGGTGTTCGCCGAGGCGTAG
- a CDS encoding endonuclease domain-containing protein, with amino-acid sequence MRRELTPAERRLWSALRGGQVGGLKIRRQVPIGLYIVDFACHSPRLVIECDGGQHADNAYDAERDAWLSTRGYRVLRFWNNEVNDNLEGVCSAILHVIGKG; translated from the coding sequence ATGCGTCGCGAACTCACGCCCGCCGAACGCAGACTCTGGTCCGCGCTGAGGGGCGGTCAAGTCGGAGGCCTGAAGATCCGTCGGCAGGTTCCAATCGGCCTCTACATTGTCGATTTTGCCTGCCACTCGCCCAGGCTCGTCATCGAGTGCGATGGCGGACAACACGCTGACAACGCTTATGACGCGGAGCGCGACGCTTGGCTCAGCACTAGGGGCTACCGGGTACTGAGGTTCTGGAACAACGAGGTCAACGACAATCTGGAAGGGGTCTGCAGCGCGATCCTGCACGTGATCGGCAAAGGCTAG
- a CDS encoding TldD/PmbA family protein, with product MDENLLQDLVSAALKAGADAAEAVGAERQSLSISVRMGKLEEVEREEARDLGLRVFIGKRQASVSGSDLSAAARARLVERAVAMARLAPEEPYAGLAPSEILSRGPWPELDLFDPTEPTAAELEDQALAAESTALATPGVTNSEGGSAGWSSSAWRLVTSNGFSGPHAASGFSISASVVAGDENGMERGGEGRSQRWQADLPTPEAIGAEAGKRAVSRLGARKIASTTAPVIFENRLAMSLIGPMLGAIAGPAIARGASFLKDRLGEQIFPAGFVVAEDPHRRRGLGSSPFDDEGVANHARNLIDDGVLTTWLLNCSSAKQLGLTTTGHASRGLAGSPGVSTTNLTVRPGTLDQAGLMRDAGEGLLVTSMFGPSLNPHTGDWSVGVSGFWFEKGEMAYPVTEITVAGNLVDIYQRLVAGSDLEIRGASNSPSLLVDALAIAGR from the coding sequence ATGGATGAAAATCTGCTGCAAGACTTGGTGTCGGCCGCGCTGAAGGCCGGCGCCGACGCGGCCGAGGCGGTGGGCGCCGAGCGCCAGTCGCTGTCGATCTCGGTGCGCATGGGCAAGCTGGAGGAGGTCGAGCGCGAGGAGGCGCGCGACCTGGGCCTGCGCGTCTTCATCGGCAAGCGCCAGGCCAGCGTGTCCGGCTCGGACCTCTCGGCCGCCGCCCGCGCGCGGCTGGTCGAGCGCGCCGTGGCCATGGCCCGGCTGGCGCCCGAGGAGCCCTATGCCGGCCTCGCGCCGTCGGAGATCCTCTCCCGCGGCCCCTGGCCCGAACTGGACCTGTTCGACCCTACCGAGCCCACCGCCGCCGAGTTGGAGGATCAGGCCCTCGCGGCCGAGAGCACAGCCCTGGCCACCCCGGGCGTGACCAACAGCGAGGGCGGTTCGGCCGGCTGGTCCAGCTCGGCCTGGCGGCTGGTCACCAGCAACGGTTTCTCCGGTCCGCACGCGGCCTCCGGTTTCTCGATCTCGGCTTCGGTCGTGGCCGGCGACGAAAACGGCATGGAGCGCGGCGGCGAGGGGCGCAGCCAGCGATGGCAGGCCGACCTGCCCACCCCCGAGGCCATCGGCGCCGAGGCGGGCAAGCGGGCGGTCAGCCGTCTGGGCGCGCGCAAGATCGCCTCGACCACTGCCCCCGTGATCTTCGAAAACCGCCTGGCCATGTCGCTGATCGGACCGATGCTGGGGGCCATAGCCGGCCCAGCCATCGCCCGCGGCGCCTCGTTCCTGAAGGACAGGCTGGGCGAGCAGATCTTTCCCGCCGGCTTCGTGGTCGCCGAGGATCCCCATCGCCGGCGCGGCCTGGGCTCCAGCCCCTTCGACGACGAGGGCGTGGCCAACCACGCCCGCAACCTGATCGACGACGGGGTCCTGACCACCTGGCTCCTAAACTGCAGCTCGGCGAAGCAGCTGGGTCTTACGACCACCGGCCACGCCTCTCGCGGCCTGGCCGGGTCGCCCGGGGTTTCGACCACCAACCTGACCGTCCGGCCCGGAACCCTGGACCAGGCCGGGCTGATGCGCGACGCCGGCGAGGGCCTCTTGGTCACCTCCATGTTCGGCCCGTCGCTCAATCCGCACACCGGCGACTGGTCGGTCGGGGTGTCCGGCTTCTGGTTCGAGAAGGGCGAGATGGCCTATCCGGTCACCGAGATCACCGTGGCCGGCAACCTGGTCGACATCTATCAGAGGCTGGTGGCCGGCTCGGACCTCGAGATCCGCGGCGCATCCAATTCGCCTTCGCTGCTGGTCGACGCCCTGGCGATCGCGGGGCGATGA
- a CDS encoding enoyl-CoA hydratase/isomerase family protein, which yields MTAEAYGDVRIERRGHVALAIIDHPPNNHVSTPLMRALADAFEALDADNEVRAVVLATEGRVFCGGADLHAPNAVTRGDGAGINPLYTEAVRLFSNTKPIVAAIQGAAVGAGLGLALVADFRIAAPEARFSANFVKLGFHAGFGISHTLPRLIGQQRAALMLQTARRIKADEALEWGLVDAVVPLEEVRQAAIALAQEIAENAPLAVQSSRATLRQGLAAAVRAQTNHEFAEQQRLMKTKDFAEGVRAVAERRPGAFTGA from the coding sequence ATGACCGCCGAGGCCTATGGGGACGTGCGCATCGAACGGCGGGGCCATGTAGCCCTGGCCATCATCGACCATCCGCCGAACAACCACGTCTCCACGCCCCTGATGCGCGCCTTGGCAGACGCATTCGAGGCGCTGGATGCCGACAACGAGGTTCGCGCCGTCGTTCTGGCGACCGAGGGCCGGGTGTTCTGTGGCGGCGCCGACCTGCATGCGCCCAACGCCGTGACCCGCGGCGACGGGGCGGGGATCAATCCGCTCTACACCGAGGCGGTGCGGCTATTCTCCAACACGAAGCCGATCGTGGCTGCGATCCAGGGAGCCGCCGTGGGCGCAGGCCTGGGCCTGGCCCTGGTCGCCGACTTCCGCATCGCCGCGCCCGAGGCGCGGTTCTCGGCCAATTTCGTCAAGCTGGGCTTCCACGCCGGCTTCGGCATCAGCCACACCCTGCCTCGCCTGATCGGCCAGCAGCGGGCCGCGCTGATGCTGCAGACCGCAAGGCGTATCAAGGCGGACGAGGCGCTGGAATGGGGCCTGGTGGACGCCGTGGTCCCGCTCGAGGAAGTCCGCCAGGCGGCCATCGCCCTGGCCCAGGAGATCGCCGAGAACGCGCCCCTCGCCGTCCAGTCGAGCCGGGCGACCTTGCGCCAAGGCCTCGCCGCCGCGGTCCGCGCCCAGACCAACCACGAGTTCGCCGAGCAGCAGCGGCTGATGAAGACCAAGGACTTCGCCGAGGGCGTCCGCGCGGTGGCCGAGCGCCGCCCGGGCGCCTTCACTGGGGCCTGA
- a CDS encoding class I SAM-dependent methyltransferase, which translates to MQDRAQFIRDNTRLQRPPHTPEIQLWLADEITPIWRLTEEELGEMGLPPPFWAFAWAGGQALARYLMDHPEEAAGKTVVDFASGSGLVAIAAMKAGAKSALAADIDVFCSAAVEANATANDLTLSFTDINLLDAPPPACGLITAGDICYEKPLAERVLAWLAAARANGTRVLIGDPGRTYFPKDGLKKLAEYQVETTRELEDMTVKRTAVWTFPD; encoded by the coding sequence ATCCAGGACCGCGCCCAGTTCATCCGCGACAACACCCGCCTGCAGCGCCCGCCGCATACGCCCGAGATCCAGCTCTGGCTGGCCGACGAGATAACTCCGATCTGGCGGCTGACCGAGGAGGAGCTAGGCGAGATGGGCCTGCCGCCGCCGTTCTGGGCCTTCGCCTGGGCCGGCGGCCAGGCCCTGGCGCGCTATCTGATGGATCATCCCGAGGAAGCGGCCGGCAAGACCGTGGTCGATTTCGCCTCAGGCTCGGGATTGGTGGCGATCGCAGCGATGAAGGCTGGCGCGAAGAGCGCACTGGCCGCCGACATAGATGTCTTCTGCTCAGCCGCCGTGGAAGCCAACGCCACGGCGAATGACCTCACCCTGAGCTTCACCGACATCAACCTGCTGGACGCCCCGCCCCCGGCCTGTGGCCTGATCACCGCAGGCGACATCTGCTACGAAAAACCTCTGGCCGAGCGGGTGCTGGCCTGGCTGGCCGCGGCGAGGGCCAACGGAACCCGGGTCCTGATCGGCGACCCCGGCCGCACCTACTTCCCCAAGGACGGCCTGAAGAAGCTCGCCGAATACCAGGTCGAGACCACCCGCGAGCTCGAGGACATGACCGTCAAGCGCACGGCGGTGTGGACCTTTCCGGACTGA
- a CDS encoding lysophospholipid acyltransferase family protein has protein sequence MSSFVRHPLVQSAISWILTGYVNFALETTRWRFEDRAGVDSMVASDQGAIGAFWHGRITMAVVCRRVLKHKPRRVIISASRDGELTARTVERLGFPSIRGSAAKKGKDADKGGAAAFRQALRFMRDGGLIAITPDGPRGPNQVMPEGTVIMAQAAKVPVVLFGLAATPAIQFKSWDKARVPVPFGRGCVVFDGPLYAPAATDEATREATRADWQARLIAAQNKAEAILAGSQV, from the coding sequence GTGAGCTCCTTCGTCCGCCATCCGCTGGTGCAGAGCGCCATCTCCTGGATCCTGACCGGCTATGTGAACTTCGCGCTCGAGACCACCCGCTGGCGGTTCGAGGACCGGGCAGGGGTGGATTCCATGGTCGCCTCGGACCAGGGCGCTATCGGCGCCTTCTGGCACGGGCGCATCACCATGGCGGTGGTCTGCCGGCGGGTGCTGAAGCACAAACCGCGGCGGGTGATCATCTCGGCCTCTCGCGACGGGGAGCTGACCGCGCGCACGGTCGAACGCCTGGGCTTTCCCTCGATCCGCGGCTCGGCGGCCAAGAAGGGCAAGGACGCCGACAAGGGCGGTGCGGCCGCTTTCCGCCAGGCCCTGCGCTTCATGCGCGACGGCGGCCTGATCGCCATCACCCCCGACGGCCCGCGCGGCCCCAACCAGGTGATGCCCGAGGGCACGGTGATCATGGCCCAGGCGGCCAAGGTCCCGGTGGTGCTGTTCGGCCTCGCCGCCACACCCGCCATACAGTTCAAGAGCTGGGACAAGGCGCGCGTCCCCGTGCCCTTCGGCCGCGGTTGCGTGGTGTTCGACGGGCCGCTCTATGCTCCGGCAGCCACCGACGAGGCCACGCGCGAGGCCACCCGCGCCGACTGGCAGGCGCGTCTGATCGCGGCGCAGAACAAGGCCGAGGCGATCCTGGCCGGGAGCCAGGTTTGA